The segment AACAGGTGCTGAACATCAAGTCATGATTAACTGGGCTGCTTTGCTCCTAGAATCACTTCAACGGTGGCGTGTGATATGGACCTGACCAAGTACCCCATGGATGAACAGGAGTGTATGCTGGACCTGGAGAGCTGTAAGTCTGGATTCGCATGAACTCTGCTTCTTGCCTCGCACATTCATGATGACATTTTTGCCTTCTTGAATTGTCGTTCTTGCCAATGTAAAGGGACGCCAAGCTTTCTCCATCACGACCTCTACCCTCACATTACTGCATCATTGTGGGTTGGACTGATGACGTGTCTTGTTGTCCTCCGTCTAGATGGCTACTCCTCAGAGGACATTGTGTACCACTGGTCAGATAGTCAGAAACACATCCACGGCCTGGACAAACTGGAGCTCTCCCAGTTCACCATCACGGACTATCGATTTGTCACTGAGATGATGAACTTCAAATCTGGTGAGCATCCATCTagctttgtttttcttgttgtcgAGGCGCGCTCCAATAGAGCCGGTCCTATAGCTCCTTCCATTTGATCGAGTGCTTTATGCACTATGTACCATATGAGCTTTTCAATTTGGCTTGCCTCTTGCGCTGGAAGACTCAGATTCTTTTTGAAGCAAGATTTCTATTTTAACTTGAAGCACTTCTCTGGTAATATTCTATGCATAGAAGGAATGAATCAAGTCAGGCTTGCTGCTGAGCCAGGCAGGAGGTTTAAGAGATGATAGGAGTTGCTGCTGGGAAAATGTGGCTTTGCAGCACTTCTTTTATGTCTGGCATCTTGGAGCTTTGCCACCAGGGGCACAAGTGAGCACATAGCCATGATGTAGTAACAGTAAAGCAATTATACATTGTGTTAATTTCCTAAACACAGCAAAGCAATTAAACACAGTGTCTGTTTTCTGCTTCCCAGCGGGACGATTTCCGAGGCTCAGCCTCCGCTTTGAGCTGAGACGTAATCGAGGCGTCTACATCATCCAGTCATACATGCCTTCCATCTTACTGGTCGCCATGTCCTGGGTGTCCTTTTGGATCAGCCAAACAGCCGTCCCTGCTCGTGTATCCTTAGGTTGGTAATAGATTGATGAGGtctgttttaacttttttttaaatgacattttagaAGGTGGAACAAAGTAGCATCTGTAGAAAGGTTAAACCACGCAGTCATGTTTTACTGCACTAAGATGCCGCAGCTCGCTCAGCACTTTCAGTTCTACACAGGCTACACGTTTAAAATCTTGAGTAGATGAATGTGATTAATCGTACTGAACAATATTGACCACTGCAAATGTCAAATGCACGCTGGTTTTGGCAACAGAGAAAAGACAAAGTCAAAATATACTTTTAGTTTTCATGGCAATCTCCCAGGTAGTGAGAAATGTTGCGTACCGTGTGGACTTCTTGTCTCGACAGTAGGAAAGCTCATTAAATGTCCACGTTCATCCTTCGAGGAGCATAATATCCTCAGTAGATTTCATGGCAATATGCCTATTAGATATTTAATGTGTAGAAATTAACATTGGGGCTTGGCATCTGGCCAGATGTTATTGGGATTTATTACTTAAGTGTCACCGAGTGACTGTTCAAGTGCTGTTCCCTTCCAGTATTGCGAGGTTTATGCTTAAACTGTGAAgaaagtgatgatgatgatgatgatgatgatgatgataatcatCACTATAATCAGCTCGTGGCTTATTATACAAAATGTAGCAGGCAATATGAATGTTAAATGGCTGCTACAGTCAACATATGTGGTCTGTCGATGAGACAAAGAGCCTGCAGCTATGCTCGCGGCTCTGTGCAGCTGTACTTAGGCACTCTGTTGCAAGAAtggctaaaaaaaaactaaagaataaCCATCATCTGCATGTTGTGCCTGCATTGTTTCCACAGGGATCACAACCGTGCTCACCATGACCACACTGATGGTAAGCGCCCGCTCCTCCCTGCCTCGGGCGTCAGCCATCAAGGCGCTGGACGTCTACTTCTGGATCTGCTACGTGTTTGTGTTCGCGGCACTCATCGAGTACGCCTTCGCTCACTACAACGCTGACTACAGACTCAAAGAGAAGGCCAAGGTGAAGGCCAACAAGCTCAGCTCTGAGGTGAGGAAATCATTCCTGTCATGTACCCCCCATCAGCAGATCACAATGTGGAACTCCGGGGAGGGGAGTGTTGTGAGTAATGAGCACGCCCTTCAAACATAGACCTCTGCCGGCGCATCAAACTCTGGTGCTGACAGGCAACCGTGCCACTGACCTTCAGCAAGACAATGCATCTCTATAGAGCATGATGGGGAACGGGAGAGTTCCCGTCAGGGAGTGACAGTGACTCTCAGCATACTGCCTGTTTGCTTTGCAGTGGATATACATCTTACTGGGGTATACCTTTTAGAATAGGACATCAAATGATAGAATGACGACAAAGACATGACAACATGATTGAAATGAGTGACATTGAAAAGTGATTGGAAATGTGTGGAgacccagcatgcattgttgATGAGGGTAAAATATCAGGGACTGTAAGAACCTACCAAAAATAGTCGAAACGTAACTACATTTAATCAAGTACTGTCCTTCcatttgtactttacttgagtctTGTAAGTTTACTTTTCACAACAAGTTCtgcttctactccactacatttatcttGTTGCTAGTTAGTTTACAATATATGATTTttgcacagaaaataaagaatctTCCGGCAACTTATTTGaacaatgttttaatttaatttttttacaaaaccatttgtaacaatttaaatgttacaGAGTGCCTTTAGCGTGCTATATTATTAGTTTTACTTGAATAAACCATAGATTTCTTTCAAAATCAAGAGCCTAATCAGCCTTGTTTCAGGAACAGCTCTGAGCAGTTCAGGActgtaatgttttattgtaaaaatatcTGAAGTGTCCGGggctaaatgtttttatttaaaaaaaatgcagaaagtTACAAATGCCATGTCCTttatagataaaaaaaaaagagcaaaaaaagtacttttatgATAAAGCAAAATAAGTGTGTGAAGTGGTTCAGTAGCGCAGTGCAAGAAATACAAGAGGTGGTTTAACAAAAAGTGTGGGGCGTTCTACTGTTAACTATTGGGGAACGTAATAATACAAATAGTGGCTAATGTAATtctcaaaatataaaacaaaaatgttactccctctcttttatctcttgacattcatcagggtttataaATCTTATCTGGATTCTCCACAACTAGTCCATCAGTAGATTGGCGAAGTAACACGTTTGTAGAATATTGGATGCTTAACGACTCCaaactgttctctctctctctctctctctctctctctctcccccccccacagtccATTGTGAAGAATGGCAAACAGGCTATGGTTCTGTTTTCCCTGTCGGTCACCGGCATGAACCAGGGCGTGATGATTTCCAACCGCCACGGGCGGCCACAGCGCTCCAGCAGCGAAATCCCCGGGGAGGGCGGCAGCGAGGAGGCCGagccgaggaggagaaggtcCAGGCAGCCGGAGGAGTGcacggaggagaagaaatgCTGTTCCAACTGCGCGTGCAAGCCCATTGACGCCGACACCATCGACATCTACGCCAGGGCCGTGTTCCCCTTCACCTTCGCCGTGGTGAACGTGATCTACTGGGTGGCGTACACCATgtgaagaggaggcagcaggtcTGAGCGAATGGCCGCCACCCAGGGCTGTATATAAGAAACTGCTGGAGTTGGGCCTCTTCAATGCTGGCAGACTGGTGCAGCTAAAATATACTGCGCCCCTCAGTAACAAAAATTAAGAAAACTTCAGAAGAAATGAAGTGTTATGGCCTGTGCATATGGAAAATGTGGTAGTAATGGAAGTAGTTTAAAAAGTGTTTACAGGACTTCATGAATTCAAatagaaatacagaaatgtgcAGTATAAATGCAAAGGACTGTGTTGCCTGTTGGAGGTTTACATAAACCGTGAGCTCAGTTTAGCCCCGACAGTCCAGatccacacacacgtcatgcTGTTATACGACGTCAACACGGGACACCGAGACAACACATTCTGCTCCAACACCTGCAGTACCGACCACGAGCTGAACACAAATAAGCATAGTCGGCTTAACTAACTCAAAAGCAACAATCTGGAGTGAACCGCCTGTTATCTCGAAAAAGCAAACGCGCCGCCCAAACTAGAAAGGATAACAAGATGAGGTGTACTACTATTCTGCATGGCTGACAGCTCACTCACCCTCCTCCCGCACCATtgccacccccaccctcccccctcttcctctcccgcCTTTGGTCCTCCACCCATTTTCTttacaattcattttttttgttcaggaCACCGTCTGGGGTGTCTTATCTCCCTCGGCCAGTTCTGCCTTTTTTCCTCACCATTAAAGGACTTCTTCCACtacagtacctgtgtgtgtgtgtgtgtgtgtgtgtgtgtgtctctctctttcttcaaaTGGTCACTTGAATCTAAAATCCAAATGGTTGTTGAGTGTGATTAAAAGAATAGAAATGCTGAAATCCCTTGTGGGAGATTTGTCAATGCAAAAAACAAATTGGCCACAGTGAATATTATTATAAGGCTCTAATTTGAGGGATTATGAATACATGACTTGCAACTGACAGAGGTCAAGTTTGTGCTCTGATGAATATTTTCAGACTCTTGTGCGTCCTTTGCATGAACTTGGAAATGGATTTCAGGGACGTTCGTGATGAGAGAGCACACTGTTTCCCAGTCAAAGAATGACCCAGCTTTCAACATCACAGTATCGCCTTAATGCGCTCTCATTCTTGTCTTACCGCATTCAAATTGGATCCAATTAGAAGATATTGTATAATACATCTTCACCAAATATATAAGTGTTATGCTATTTTGCAGCCAAAATGTAGAGTTTCTCTGACAACCATGAAGACAAAGGTCACAGCAAACGTCTGATATTTCTTGTCTACAGGGGACACTTTTCATTACCTGATGTGTCTCGAGAGGAAAGGTCAAAGGGTCACCAAAAGCATTAGGATTCATTCACTGGGGACTATTAATATTCACCTCTAATGCCATGGTTAGTTCTCACAATGGATTTTCATAAAAATGGACTTGGTGAAAGGAAAATCCTGACCTAACAATGGGACTAAAGAAAAGGTCAGGGGCTCTGCACAAAAACATCCCAACAGGAGTCTGATGGCTGAAAAACAAGCAACTGCAATACAGAAATACCAAAGATATGTCTGAGGACATTTAGAAACACATGACACCATGCAGTGTCTCTTTGGCCCAAACGTACTCATGTATAGGTGTTAGCTGTGACTACACACACCAGATGTGTGTTGCGATGCCGTGACCCCGACTGATCTTGAAACTTTCCTCTGTAACTTttctcgacacacacacacacacacacacacacacacacacacacacacacacacacacacacacacacacacacacacacacacacacacacacacacctcccctgTACGTCTCGTCTCCGTATGTTTACACATTGGAGGCATAATGCCTCAAGatgaaatgtgaacattttcagCTCTCACTGCCTCAATGCGCACGACACGGAACAAATACTCGTCTGTTCATTGACATCAAGTGCACTCATGCCGCCTCTAAAATCGGCCTTCCATTCAGTTTGGACACACCTACAAGCTTGGGCAGGGAAGTTGATTATAACAATTatacaacagaaaaaaaaccagcCCCATGCGTCGCCAACTCTTTTCAAATGGAAGTAGCACGAGCTCCAAAAGTAAAAACTAAATCCTCAGAGAAAGTCCCCAGTTGGCCACACAGACGGGCCCGTCCCTTAAAGACTGAGGTGTCAGCGATAGGTTTCGACAGCTTGGCAGGCTAATCCAAAAATGGGCAGAGAATATATCTGATGTGGGCCCCAATGGCACAGCAGCTGGCCACCTGGTACATCACTCAAAGTGGCAACGCTCTCAATTATGCCTCACTTTAAgccttaatataatttaaacctGTAagttaatacaataaaaatgaacCCCCCGTAGTCCATGGCAACTGTACGAACTGACGAATTAGCTGAAGAGAACAAAACCGAATGTCCACTCACTCTTATAGTGACTGCTCAGGGGGACGTCGGCGTCTCCAATACCTCTTGTTGCTCCCTGTTTTTGTGCTCCATGAGAAAAGTGGCCATGGAGCGAGGCTCTTATCAGGGGCAAACAGCGCCGAGGCAGCACAGGCATGGGTGGGATCGGGGCAGGGCTGGGTGCTCTCTGAACAGGGAGCGCGACAGGCCGGCTTCTCCCAGGGAGATAACTTTGTTCTGGGCCAGGAGAGATGACATCATGACGGATGGCGATGAAGATGTGGGCGCAGGGGGCAGGAAACGCTATCTCCTACTATGGCACCGAGgggacggagacacacacacatacacttgtgGGACACACTAATGCTCACTGACACTCCAGTGGacagcagtcacacacacacacacacacacacataccattgACTTGTCTACACATCCAGAggtgtcatttaaaaaggccAAACCGGTCAGAGTGCGTGactgttcttcttctgctgcagcGACCGACAacttttgggaaatacactgaAGGAACTCAACCAATCTCAGCGAGGAATCCATCTTACACTGTAGGTACTGCACCATACATATGGCATGAATTCCCTTCAGGGTACATTGACCTGTCAAAACGGCCGTCATAACAAAATTAATTTGTGAAGTCtttgtaaacaaaaagaaacaaaatataactaatatatttagttatttaacaTAGTCCTGACGCCAGACTTTCACTAACTTGTGCTTTTGGCTTTTAGAAAGCTGTGACTCTTTTATGACTAACATCTCATCACTGTGAAAATCACGTATCTCCATCTGTGGCGAATGCTCTATTGTGGGTGCCAGACCCGTCCTTTAGAAActacatttatatacagtatcAGCCACACAGGGAACGTAATGCCGACTGGATGACGTTTTGTTGTCACATGACGCGCACATGTTGTTATTGAAAGTATCTGGTAACAAAAAAACCTTTATTAACGGCTTGCTAACGTTTGTAAcggcacagagagaaagagatctTTCACAACCTGGCAACGCAAAGTTGTTCCTATTGATGGTCTGTGCTTCATCTGCAGTGttagtaaattatttttttaaccactAAAAAAAGTCTCCAAATATAAATCTTGTTACAAAGTGTGCCTTATTAGAAAGTAgcattacaaaaacatttttgatgtTGCATTTTGTCTTAATTACACGATGACAGttcagaaacaaacaggaaacataGGGGGACAAGAGAAGGATATGAAAAGGTCCCTGGACGGCATTTTAACTGGATTAAGCGGTTTGCATTTTAACCCCTTTCAAGTCCTCAAGTAATCATAATAATCAACAGATCCAGAGATCAGATTTAAGCAAACCCATGCAAAGCCTCCTGGAGTTATTTAATTTGGACTCCAGATCGCTTTCTCTGACTTGCTTATTAATCACTGCTTGCTTTGAATTCCCCCAAAGATCAGAAGCTTTTATCCTAAGCTGACTAATTGACAGCGAGGACTGtttgcacacaaacaacttGAAATAGTCATTGATAAGGAAATCTCAATTTGGGGCGTACAGCGTGTAATGATGCAGGCGGTTACTTAACTGTTTACTACATTTCCGtggttggtttgtttttttggctgCCTGGTTGACAATTCTGTGTGAGTTTATTGCTTGAATTTATTGCAAAATGCAATCAAATTAAACTGGCCTTTTTGGAAATTTGCAATTCTATATAAGTGTCTTGCAGTTAAACTATATGAGATTCAAAAGAACATAAAGACCTTTATTGTTGCAACTTTTCAGACATTGTAAACTAAGGTTTTGTTAAAGTTGTACAAAAATACTGGCAAAACCTCAGCTTTCATTAATCTTGAAAAAATGATCTGTTTCAAAGCAAATGTGGTATATAAATAGTCATTTAATATACTTAATATGTTCTTGTGTCTGACATACTGTAAATTAGTGGACGTCAGTGGGCCAGGCAGTATTAAACAATACCAAACAATCAGTAAatgaagggaagaagaaaatcCAAGGAGGATTTACAACACTTGTATTTTGGTTTCCACAATGAAACGGTCTTCTCTACAGGTCGTCTGTTGCCCACGATGTGCCGGCTCCTGAACTTCCTGCTGGCTCTGCTGAGCCGCTTCCTGTTCGCGTTGCACG is part of the Cyclopterus lumpus isolate fCycLum1 chromosome 7, fCycLum1.pri, whole genome shotgun sequence genome and harbors:
- the gabrd gene encoding gamma-aminobutyric acid receptor subunit delta, coding for MEIPTFLASLVLLFLGGDIFTWAMLSDIGDYVGKDIQISWLPNLDELMKGYARNFRPGIGGPPVNVSMAIEVASIDHISEANMDYTMTVFLRQSWRDDRLSYNHTNKTLGLDSRFVDKLWVPDTFIVNAKSAWFHDVTVENKLIRLQPNGVILYSSRITSTVACDMDLTKYPMDEQECMLDLESYGYSSEDIVYHWSDSQKHIHGLDKLELSQFTITDYRFVTEMMNFKSAGRFPRLSLRFELRRNRGVYIIQSYMPSILLVAMSWVSFWISQTAVPARVSLGITTVLTMTTLMVSARSSLPRASAIKALDVYFWICYVFVFAALIEYAFAHYNADYRLKEKAKVKANKLSSESIVKNGKQAMVLFSLSVTGMNQGVMISNRHGRPQRSSSEIPGEGGSEEAEPRRRRSRQPEECTEEKKCCSNCACKPIDADTIDIYARAVFPFTFAVVNVIYWVAYTM